One part of the Nostoc sp. PCC 7120 = FACHB-418 genome encodes these proteins:
- a CDS encoding ArsR/SmtB family transcription factor, which produces MIKNHTNCTVEEINVSSITPLINEVLSTEKSQRMAEFFSFLGDANRLRILSFLATKELCVSDIATLLEMSESAVSHQLRNLRAMRLVSYRKQGRHVFYRLHDNHILELYQAVAEHLDEKD; this is translated from the coding sequence ATGATTAAAAATCACACAAATTGTACTGTAGAGGAAATAAATGTAAGTAGTATTACACCTCTAATAAACGAAGTTTTGAGTACTGAAAAATCACAGCGCATGGCTGAATTTTTCAGCTTTTTAGGCGATGCTAATCGATTACGAATTCTCTCTTTTTTAGCGACAAAAGAGCTATGTGTCAGTGATATAGCTACACTACTAGAAATGAGTGAATCTGCTGTTTCTCATCAATTAAGAAACTTACGTGCCATGCGTTTAGTCAGTTACCGCAAGCAAGGCCGTCATGTATTTTATCGTCTACATGATAACCATATTTTGGAGCTTTACCAGGCTGTAGCAGAACATTTGGACGAAAAAGATTAG